One genomic window of Deinococcus sp. QL22 includes the following:
- a CDS encoding dipeptidase → MSRASEASAGTAPPELAQVLSVLKARADASLAELIEFASIPSISAQSQHAPDIQRAADWLAARLRQAGLDTVELWPTAGHPAVYAEWLGAKGAPTILVYGHYDVQPPDPLERWNTPPFTPTVVGDRIYGRGVSDDKAPLLLTVQVADAYLSSTGRLPVNVKFLFEGEEEVGSVHLPALVAERAGRLRADFVLSADGGMWSAETPSLTVSARGIAALELTVRGPAKDLHSGRHGGSVHNPLHAIAALVAGLHDDRGRVAVAGFYDGIEERTPEQRDSTAQLPFSDEAYLAQTGAPTTYGEEGLGTLERQWHRPTLELNGLWGGYTGEGSKTVLPSEAHAKITCRLVPGQDPARISALIKAHLHAHQPPGVTLDVRLSDHQARAYHLPQGHLGGQVARQVLAEVYGQPPLEVGMGGSIPVLDTFLGTLGLHTVFFSFAVGDEDIHAPNEFFRIARLAEGQESWARYWGALAAGQEPRG, encoded by the coding sequence ATGAGCCGCGCTTCAGAAGCTTCAGCTGGTACCGCACCCCCTGAACTGGCACAGGTCTTGTCTGTCTTGAAAGCGCGGGCCGATGCGTCGCTGGCCGAGTTGATCGAGTTTGCCAGTATTCCCAGCATCAGTGCCCAGTCTCAGCACGCGCCCGACATCCAGCGGGCCGCCGACTGGCTGGCGGCGCGGTTGCGGCAGGCTGGACTGGACACCGTAGAACTCTGGCCCACCGCCGGACATCCCGCCGTGTACGCCGAGTGGTTGGGGGCCAAGGGTGCGCCGACCATTCTGGTGTACGGCCATTACGATGTGCAGCCGCCCGACCCCCTGGAGCGCTGGAACACTCCGCCTTTTACCCCCACTGTCGTCGGAGACCGCATCTATGGGCGCGGCGTCAGCGATGACAAGGCCCCCCTGCTGCTGACCGTGCAGGTCGCGGACGCCTACCTGTCCTCCACTGGACGGTTGCCGGTCAATGTCAAATTTTTGTTCGAGGGTGAGGAAGAAGTGGGCAGCGTCCATCTGCCCGCGCTGGTGGCCGAGCGTGCCGGGCGGCTGCGGGCCGACTTTGTGCTGAGTGCCGACGGCGGCATGTGGAGTGCCGAAACGCCGTCGCTGACGGTCAGTGCCCGGGGAATTGCAGCCCTGGAATTGACGGTGCGCGGGCCAGCCAAAGACCTGCATTCGGGTCGGCACGGGGGCAGCGTTCATAACCCGCTGCACGCCATCGCCGCGCTGGTGGCTGGCCTGCACGACGACCGGGGCCGGGTGGCGGTGGCCGGGTTTTATGACGGCATAGAAGAGCGCACGCCCGAGCAGCGTGACTCCACGGCCCAGCTGCCCTTCAGTGATGAGGCCTACCTCGCTCAGACAGGAGCGCCCACCACCTACGGCGAGGAAGGGTTGGGCACGCTGGAGCGCCAGTGGCACCGGCCCACGCTGGAACTGAACGGCCTGTGGGGCGGGTACACCGGAGAAGGCAGCAAAACAGTGCTGCCCAGCGAGGCCCACGCCAAAATCACCTGCCGTCTGGTGCCCGGACAGGATCCCGCCCGCATTTCGGCGCTGATCAAGGCCCACCTGCACGCCCACCAGCCGCCGGGCGTCACCCTGGACGTGCGCCTCAGCGACCACCAGGCCCGCGCCTATCATCTGCCCCAGGGCCACCTGGGCGGACAGGTGGCGCGGCAGGTGTTGGCCGAGGTCTACGGTCAGCCGCCGCTGGAAGTGGGCATGGGCGGCAGTATCCCTGTGCTGGACACCTTCTTGGGCACACTGGGTCTGCATACCGTGTTTTTCAGTTTTGCGGTGGGAGACGAGGACATCCACGCCCCCAACGAGTTTTTCCGGATCGCCAGACTGGCAGAAGGGCAGGAATCCTGGGCACGCTACTGGGGGGCCCTGGCCGCCGGGCAGGAGCCGCGTGGCTGA
- a CDS encoding SDR family NAD(P)-dependent oxidoreductase has product MNVQFREQTVLVTGAAQGFGRAIALAFAERGANVYACDVLDDSLQETAGLAEGAGTPIRVRRVDVTDQDAVQHLVDEAVLDTGRVDVLVNNAGGVLGQVGRPLEEITPQDWRAIFGVNVDGAFLFAQAAAPHMKRQKSGRIINISSGAGLGISLTGIQAYASAKAAQIGLTRQLAHELGEWGITVNNVAPGFVRSNPTTERQWQSYGEEGQARLLNNIALKRLGTPQDIAHAVLFFASEQAGWISGQVLSVDGGK; this is encoded by the coding sequence ATGAACGTTCAGTTTAGAGAACAGACCGTCCTGGTGACCGGGGCCGCACAGGGCTTTGGCCGGGCCATTGCCCTGGCTTTTGCCGAACGGGGGGCCAACGTCTACGCCTGCGATGTGCTGGACGACAGTTTGCAGGAAACTGCGGGCTTGGCCGAGGGGGCAGGCACGCCGATTCGGGTTCGCCGCGTCGACGTGACCGATCAGGACGCCGTACAACACCTGGTGGATGAGGCGGTGCTGGACACCGGCCGCGTAGACGTGTTGGTCAACAACGCAGGAGGCGTGCTGGGTCAGGTGGGCCGCCCGCTGGAAGAAATCACTCCACAGGACTGGCGGGCCATTTTCGGCGTCAATGTGGACGGCGCCTTCCTGTTTGCACAGGCCGCCGCCCCCCACATGAAGCGTCAGAAGTCGGGCCGGATCATCAACATCAGCAGTGGCGCGGGCCTCGGCATCAGCCTGACGGGCATTCAGGCCTACGCCAGTGCCAAGGCCGCGCAGATCGGCCTGACCCGCCAGCTGGCCCATGAACTGGGAGAGTGGGGGATTACCGTCAACAATGTGGCGCCGGGGTTTGTCCGCAGCAACCCCACCACCGAGCGTCAGTGGCAGAGTTACGGCGAGGAAGGCCAAGCGCGTCTGCTGAACAACATTGCCCTCAAACGGCTGGGCACCCCGCAGGACATTGCCCACGCGGTGCTGTTTTTCGCCTCCGAACAGGCTGGATGGATCAGCGGGCAAGTGCTGAGTGTGGACGGCGGCAAATGA
- a CDS encoding ketopantoate reductase family protein, whose product MTTAPESSAADTPADQPRRLLIWGAGAIGGTIGAYLAREGHDVTFVDRAADHVQAIRDHGLQVTGPFGDFAVQAAAFTPDELQGQWDTVLLCTKAQDTGAAGRALLPHLTPQSAVVSVQNGLNPLILNDILGQGRVLGSFVNFGADYLEPGVVHYGGRGAVVIGEQGGELSERAAELHALLCLFEPEAVFSPNIMGYLWSKLGYGALLFATAITNDSIADSLAQPENRALYTELGREVLRVTVAHGVTPEAFNGFDPAAFLPQASTAEAHASLDELVAFNRRSAKTHSGIWRDLAVRKRRTEVDAQLGWVVHFGREHGVPTPLSARLVELIHEIEDGKRELSRGNLAELRAALPHPSDQVQEATL is encoded by the coding sequence ATGACCACCGCCCCCGAATCCTCCGCTGCCGATACGCCCGCAGACCAACCTCGCCGCCTGCTGATCTGGGGAGCCGGAGCCATTGGCGGCACCATCGGGGCTTACCTGGCCCGTGAAGGCCACGACGTGACGTTCGTAGACCGCGCCGCCGACCATGTGCAGGCCATCCGCGATCACGGCCTTCAGGTCACCGGGCCATTCGGGGATTTTGCGGTGCAGGCCGCCGCCTTTACCCCAGACGAACTTCAGGGGCAGTGGGACACCGTGTTGCTGTGTACCAAAGCTCAGGATACCGGGGCGGCGGGCCGGGCCCTGCTGCCACACCTGACGCCTCAGAGCGCGGTGGTTTCGGTGCAGAACGGCCTGAATCCGCTCATCCTCAATGACATTCTGGGGCAGGGCCGCGTGCTGGGCAGCTTCGTCAACTTCGGCGCAGATTATCTGGAGCCGGGCGTCGTCCATTACGGCGGCCGGGGCGCGGTGGTGATTGGCGAGCAGGGCGGCGAGCTGAGCGAACGCGCCGCCGAGCTTCACGCGCTGCTGTGCCTGTTCGAGCCTGAGGCGGTCTTCAGCCCCAACATCATGGGGTACCTCTGGAGCAAGTTGGGCTACGGGGCGCTGCTGTTTGCCACGGCGATTACCAACGACAGCATTGCGGATTCGTTGGCCCAGCCGGAAAACCGTGCCCTGTACACCGAACTGGGCCGCGAAGTCTTGCGCGTCACGGTGGCGCACGGCGTGACGCCCGAAGCCTTCAACGGCTTTGACCCGGCGGCCTTTTTGCCTCAGGCCAGCACCGCCGAGGCGCATGCCAGCCTGGATGAACTGGTGGCCTTCAACCGCCGCAGCGCCAAAACCCACAGCGGGATCTGGCGGGATCTGGCGGTTCGCAAGCGCCGCACCGAGGTCGACGCGCAGCTGGGCTGGGTGGTGCATTTCGGCCGGGAACACGGCGTGCCCACGCCCCTCTCGGCCCGGCTGGTCGAACTGATTCACGAAATAGAAGACGGAAAACGCGAACTGAGCCGGGGCAACCTGGCCGAATTGCGGGCCGCGCTGCCCCACCCCTCAGATCAGGTTCAGGAGGCGACACTATGA
- a CDS encoding creatininase family protein → MTPIEQMNWMQVERRLETDDRCVLPLGSTEQHAYLSLCVDNILPERLAREAAEPLGVPVFPVLPYGITPYFRGYPGSVTLRVQTYLSVVRDVLDSLYEQGFRRILLVNGHGGNTPAQGFVGEWMADHPGARVKFHNWWNAPQVWAQVQATDTNASHASWMENFPWTRLEGVALPDHEKAPLDLNRLRLLGPQELRTYLEEGNYGGRFQRPDEDMQAIWETAVLETRALLEEGWAQ, encoded by the coding sequence ATGACCCCTATCGAACAGATGAACTGGATGCAGGTCGAACGCAGGCTCGAAACCGATGACCGCTGCGTCCTGCCGCTGGGCAGCACCGAGCAGCACGCCTACCTGAGCCTGTGCGTGGATAACATTTTACCCGAGCGTCTGGCCCGCGAGGCCGCCGAGCCGTTGGGCGTCCCCGTGTTTCCGGTGCTGCCCTACGGCATTACGCCCTATTTCCGGGGCTATCCCGGCAGCGTGACCCTGCGCGTGCAGACCTATCTGTCGGTGGTGCGCGACGTGCTGGACAGCCTGTATGAACAGGGCTTCCGCCGCATTCTGCTCGTCAATGGGCACGGCGGCAACACCCCCGCACAGGGCTTTGTGGGCGAATGGATGGCCGACCATCCCGGCGCCCGCGTCAAGTTTCACAACTGGTGGAACGCGCCGCAGGTGTGGGCACAGGTTCAGGCCACCGACACCAACGCCAGCCACGCCTCCTGGATGGAAAACTTTCCGTGGACTCGGCTGGAAGGTGTGGCCCTGCCTGATCACGAGAAAGCGCCGCTGGATCTGAACCGTCTGCGCCTGCTGGGGCCGCAGGAACTCCGCACCTATCTGGAAGAGGGCAATTACGGCGGGCGCTTTCAGAGGCCGGATGAAGACATGCAGGCCATCTGGGAGACGGCTGTGCTGGAAACGCGGGCGCTGTTGGAGGAGGGATGGGCCCAATGA
- a CDS encoding GntR family transcriptional regulator, giving the protein MKASAAPPSELPGPPPGLPPTPFTWPYSLDRSLGVSVGVQLRGQLEYGIACGELPRGSRLPSVRELSQGLGVAHVTAAQVYKDLLALGLIVTSRGRGTFVADVSAAQSGPDLTRLHQVLGGALRQAEAEGYSVRQIRSALNVLLAQGDPAPSEGVNVLLVGLFSDATHSYAADVQAVLRPGDRIQALTLSDLRNGEGVVLARAADVVLALAHRLAETCALLPGMDVIPVGFIPSQPTRAALAALNPMTRLAVVATFEEFLPTFLAGVKRFAPHVAAVRATHIHAPNLQSVLDSCDVVLYATGSEMIRELVAPKPSLEYRHIIDPHDVERLVLPAVQAHRKDPE; this is encoded by the coding sequence ATGAAAGCCTCTGCCGCGCCTCCCTCTGAGCTGCCGGGGCCGCCCCCCGGACTGCCGCCCACACCATTCACCTGGCCGTACAGCCTTGACCGCAGCCTGGGCGTGTCGGTGGGGGTGCAACTGCGCGGGCAACTGGAATACGGGATCGCCTGCGGCGAATTGCCGCGTGGCTCGCGCCTGCCCAGCGTGCGCGAATTGTCTCAGGGCTTGGGTGTGGCGCACGTCACGGCGGCGCAGGTCTACAAGGACTTGCTGGCGCTGGGACTGATCGTCACCTCACGCGGGCGCGGCACTTTCGTGGCCGATGTTTCCGCTGCTCAGTCCGGCCCCGATCTGACCCGGCTGCATCAGGTGTTGGGCGGCGCCCTGCGGCAGGCCGAAGCGGAGGGCTACAGCGTCCGCCAGATTCGCAGCGCACTGAACGTGCTCTTGGCTCAGGGCGATCCGGCCCCGTCCGAGGGCGTCAATGTGCTGCTGGTGGGCCTCTTTTCGGACGCGACCCACAGTTACGCTGCCGATGTTCAGGCGGTGCTGCGCCCCGGCGACCGCATTCAGGCCCTGACCCTCAGCGACCTGCGAAACGGCGAAGGGGTAGTTTTGGCACGGGCTGCCGACGTGGTGCTGGCCCTGGCCCACCGCCTGGCCGAAACCTGTGCCCTGCTTCCCGGCATGGACGTCATCCCAGTCGGCTTTATCCCCTCACAGCCCACCCGCGCCGCGCTGGCGGCCCTGAACCCCATGACCCGTCTGGCGGTGGTCGCCACCTTCGAGGAGTTTCTTCCCACGTTTTTGGCCGGCGTCAAACGCTTCGCGCCGCACGTGGCTGCGGTGCGGGCCACCCACATCCATGCCCCCAACCTTCAGAGCGTGCTGGACAGCTGCGACGTTGTTCTTTACGCCACCGGCTCAGAAATGATCCGCGAGCTGGTGGCTCCCAAACCCTCTCTGGAATACCGCCACATCATTGACCCCCACGACGTGGAGCGGTTGGTGCTTCCTGCGGTTCAGGCGCACCGAAAGGATCCCGAATGA
- a CDS encoding ABC transporter ATP-binding protein: MTPTNTREPALMEIHGLTKTFPVRQSLLSRWRGQPVRKVQALTDVHLSVQRGETLGIVGESGCGKSTLARTLVRLYDADSGEVRYGQLDVLGLRGAALRQYNRRVQMIFQDPYSSLNPRMTVGQVLREALSVHKMRPPEAQAARVQELLALVGLPPQAAGRLPHEFSGGQRQRIGIARALALEPECLIADELVSALDVSVQAQVVNLLLELQERLGLTVLFVAHDLRLVRHLSHRVAVMYLGRVVEVASTEAMFTQPKHPYTQALLAAAPTLDPSRRTAAPAITGELPSPLNVPSGCAFRTRCPHAFDRCAVERPALQTVVQEGGGGQEVACHLYDPASDPARTLTSGLQPVQVPQ, translated from the coding sequence ATGACCCCGACCAACACGCGCGAACCGGCCCTGATGGAAATTCACGGTCTGACCAAAACCTTCCCGGTGCGCCAGTCGCTGCTGAGCCGTTGGCGCGGTCAACCTGTCCGCAAGGTTCAGGCCCTCACCGATGTCCACCTGTCGGTGCAGCGCGGCGAAACGCTGGGCATCGTGGGCGAAAGTGGGTGCGGCAAATCCACGCTGGCCCGCACGCTGGTGCGCCTCTATGACGCCGACAGCGGCGAGGTTCGCTACGGACAGCTGGATGTGCTGGGGCTGCGCGGGGCAGCGCTGCGCCAGTACAACCGCCGGGTTCAGATGATTTTTCAAGACCCCTATTCCAGTCTCAATCCCCGCATGACCGTGGGGCAGGTGTTGCGCGAAGCCCTCAGCGTTCACAAGATGCGCCCGCCAGAAGCTCAGGCCGCGCGGGTTCAGGAGTTGCTGGCTCTGGTGGGCCTGCCCCCGCAGGCAGCGGGCCGTTTGCCACACGAGTTCAGCGGTGGGCAGCGCCAGCGCATCGGCATTGCGCGGGCACTGGCGCTGGAACCCGAATGCCTGATCGCCGATGAACTGGTGTCGGCGCTGGATGTCAGCGTGCAGGCCCAGGTCGTCAATCTGCTGCTGGAGCTTCAGGAACGTCTGGGCCTCACGGTGCTGTTCGTGGCCCACGACCTGCGCCTGGTGCGCCACCTGTCTCACCGGGTGGCGGTGATGTACTTGGGCCGGGTGGTCGAAGTGGCGTCGACTGAGGCCATGTTCACTCAGCCCAAGCACCCGTACACTCAGGCGCTCCTGGCCGCCGCCCCCACGCTCGATCCCAGTCGGCGCACCGCCGCGCCCGCCATTACCGGAGAGTTACCCAGCCCGCTGAATGTGCCCAGTGGGTGCGCGTTCCGGACCCGTTGCCCTCACGCCTTTGACCGCTGCGCGGTGGAACGTCCGGCGCTGCAGACGGTGGTGCAAGAGGGAGGCGGCGGGCAGGAAGTCGCCTGTCACCTCTACGATCCAGCCTCTGATCCTGCACGGACCCTGACTTCAGGCCTTCAGCCTGTGCAGGTGCCGCAATGA
- a CDS encoding ABC transporter ATP-binding protein, whose product MTGVPLQTAERLPQGLTSSTSEAPLLHVHDLNVRIPTPSGELHAVRGVNFDLNNGEVLGLVGESGSGKSVTLRALLRLHRAPVKMSGEVSYAGENLLTMPESRLRSVRGGQISMIFQEPMTALNPVLTVGDQIIENLSEHRNLRGRAAQERAAELLDLMGIPSPRARLADYPHQFSGGMRQRAMIAIALASEPRLLLADEPTTALDVTIQDQILRLLLKLRSELNMSIILVTHDLGVIAQTCDRVAVMYGGRLVETATVHDLFRRPLHAYSLGLLQSLPGAGQHRRPLQPIPGGPPNLLSLPPGCPFAPRCTFVTEACLGAEPPLVDVAPGRQSACVHFDRLPPLGEAASGQEVTP is encoded by the coding sequence ATGACCGGTGTTCCTCTGCAGACAGCAGAGCGCCTTCCTCAGGGGCTGACTTCCAGCACCTCAGAAGCTCCGCTGCTGCATGTCCACGACCTGAATGTGCGGATTCCCACCCCGTCAGGCGAACTTCATGCCGTGCGTGGCGTCAATTTTGACCTCAACAACGGTGAAGTGCTGGGGTTGGTCGGAGAGAGTGGCAGCGGCAAAAGCGTGACGTTGCGGGCCCTGCTGCGTCTGCACCGCGCCCCCGTGAAGATGTCAGGGGAGGTCAGCTACGCGGGCGAAAACCTGCTGACCATGCCGGAATCCCGGTTGCGCTCGGTGCGCGGCGGGCAGATCAGCATGATTTTTCAGGAGCCCATGACCGCCCTGAATCCTGTACTGACCGTAGGCGATCAGATTATTGAAAACCTGAGTGAACACCGCAACCTGCGGGGCCGCGCCGCCCAGGAGCGGGCCGCCGAACTGCTGGATCTGATGGGGATTCCCAGTCCCAGGGCCCGGCTGGCCGACTATCCTCACCAGTTTTCCGGCGGAATGCGGCAGCGGGCCATGATCGCCATCGCGCTGGCGTCCGAACCCCGCCTGCTGCTGGCCGATGAGCCCACCACCGCGCTGGACGTGACCATTCAGGATCAGATTCTGCGCCTGCTGCTGAAACTGCGCTCCGAACTGAACATGAGCATCATTCTGGTCACGCACGATCTGGGTGTGATTGCCCAGACCTGTGACCGCGTGGCCGTGATGTACGGGGGCCGTCTGGTGGAAACGGCCACTGTGCATGACCTGTTTCGCCGCCCCCTGCACGCCTATTCGCTGGGCCTGTTGCAAAGCCTGCCGGGTGCGGGCCAACATCGCCGCCCGCTTCAGCCTATTCCGGGGGGGCCGCCCAACCTGCTGTCCTTGCCGCCGGGCTGTCCGTTTGCGCCCCGCTGCACCTTTGTCACCGAGGCCTGCCTGGGGGCCGAACCCCCTCTGGTCGACGTGGCTCCAGGCCGCCAGAGCGCCTGCGTTCACTTTGACCGCTTGCCCCCTCTGGGCGAGGCGGCATCAGGTCAGGAGGTGACCCCATGA
- a CDS encoding ABC transporter permease, which translates to MTVAQIPPVVAVPQANRRRWPKPTLLIGLALLLLLLIAALFPKVLAPFSPTDFDYEAILQAPSDKHPFGTDNFGRDVLSRVVYGTRIDLQIALFTTLFPFLFGTLLGAVTGYLGRWSDALVGRLADLVVVFPFLVLVIAIVAVLGPGLTNMYIAVSAVGWVSYWRLTRGEVMTQKKAEYAQAGRVLGYSPSRILFRHLLPNSVTPAIVYLMTDMSLGILLGASLGYLGLGAQPPTPEWGVMVADGKNFMATAWWISTFPGLALTLAGVTFSLIGDGLADALRPRA; encoded by the coding sequence ATGACCGTCGCTCAGATTCCGCCCGTGGTCGCCGTCCCGCAGGCCAACCGCCGCCGGTGGCCCAAACCCACCCTGCTGATTGGTCTGGCACTGCTGCTGCTGTTGCTGATCGCCGCCCTGTTTCCAAAGGTGCTGGCCCCGTTTAGCCCCACAGATTTTGATTACGAAGCCATTTTGCAGGCTCCCAGCGACAAACATCCCTTCGGCACCGATAATTTTGGCCGCGATGTGCTGAGCCGGGTCGTGTACGGCACCCGAATCGACCTGCAAATCGCCCTGTTTACCACCCTGTTTCCGTTTCTGTTCGGCACCCTGCTGGGCGCGGTTACCGGCTACCTGGGCCGCTGGAGCGACGCGCTGGTGGGCCGCCTGGCCGATCTGGTCGTGGTCTTTCCCTTCCTGGTGCTGGTCATTGCCATTGTCGCGGTGCTGGGGCCAGGCCTGACCAACATGTATATCGCCGTCAGCGCCGTGGGCTGGGTCAGCTACTGGCGGCTCACCCGGGGAGAAGTCATGACCCAGAAGAAGGCCGAGTACGCACAGGCCGGACGGGTGCTGGGGTACAGCCCCTCGCGCATTTTGTTTCGCCACCTGCTGCCCAACTCGGTCACGCCTGCCATCGTGTACCTGATGACCGATATGAGTCTGGGCATTTTGCTGGGAGCGTCGCTGGGGTACCTGGGTCTGGGGGCACAGCCGCCCACGCCCGAATGGGGGGTCATGGTGGCCGACGGCAAAAACTTTATGGCGACGGCCTGGTGGATCAGTACCTTCCCTGGCCTGGCCCTGACCCTGGCAGGCGTGACCTTCAGCCTGATCGGTGACGGTCTGGCCGACGCCCTGAGGCCCCGCGCATGA
- a CDS encoding ABC transporter permease: protein MHATYVLKRLLQIIPTFLAVMLVVFLLVRLLPGDPASAILGDRATADIVERTNRQLGLDRPLPVQFGIFVSRLLQGDLGDSISLKIPVLRLIGERLPVTLFLTVYAAVLGVLMAVPLAVLAAVKRNTWVDAVIRAVFQVGLSLPVFYVALQLLTLLGARLQWFPIGGYGDTFSEHLYHLFLPALTLGLNLAAVLVRTLRNSVIEVLTAEYVDFARAKGLRSNLILSRHVLRNALIPTVTLLGLNIGALIGGAVITETVFAIPGVGRLMVDAIFGRDYPVIQGLTLTFALLVSVVFLITDLIHARLDPRMELS from the coding sequence ATGCACGCCACTTATGTTCTCAAACGCCTGCTTCAGATTATCCCCACGTTTTTGGCGGTGATGCTGGTGGTGTTCCTGTTGGTGCGGCTGTTGCCAGGCGATCCAGCCAGCGCCATTCTGGGCGACCGGGCCACCGCCGATATCGTGGAGCGCACCAACCGCCAGTTGGGCCTCGACCGACCCCTCCCCGTTCAGTTCGGGATTTTTGTCAGCCGTCTGCTTCAGGGCGACCTGGGCGACAGCATCAGCCTCAAGATCCCCGTGCTGCGCCTGATCGGCGAACGCCTGCCTGTCACCCTGTTTCTGACGGTCTACGCGGCGGTGCTGGGCGTGCTGATGGCCGTTCCGCTGGCCGTATTGGCCGCCGTGAAGCGCAACACCTGGGTCGACGCCGTGATCCGGGCTGTCTTTCAGGTGGGCCTTTCCTTGCCCGTGTTCTATGTGGCCCTGCAACTGCTGACCCTCTTGGGCGCACGTCTCCAGTGGTTTCCCATCGGCGGTTACGGCGACACCTTCTCCGAGCATCTGTATCACCTGTTTTTGCCTGCCCTGACGCTGGGCCTGAACCTGGCGGCGGTGCTGGTTCGTACCCTCAGAAACAGCGTGATCGAGGTACTGACGGCAGAATATGTGGATTTTGCCCGCGCCAAAGGCCTGCGCTCCAATCTCATTCTGAGCCGTCATGTCCTCCGCAATGCCCTGATTCCCACCGTCACCCTGCTGGGCCTGAATATCGGGGCCCTGATCGGCGGGGCCGTCATCACTGAGACTGTATTCGCTATCCCTGGCGTGGGCCGCCTGATGGTCGACGCCATCTTTGGCCGCGACTATCCGGTGATTCAGGGCCTCACGCTGACTTTTGCTCTTCTGGTGTCGGTGGTCTTTCTGATCACGGATCTGATTCACGCCCGCCTTGATCCCCGAATGGAACTGTCATGA
- a CDS encoding ABC transporter substrate-binding protein: MKRLTHVTLTLVAALSLGHAAAVTRGGELVYGRYADSLFLDPVLNDANLDIWILTNLYDTLLQPTADGKGVQPGLASSYTPSKDGKSMVLKLRAGLKFADGSALTAQDVKWSLDRARQPDAGAWSSSLASINSITVSGNTVTLLLKRPDPTLPAALATFNAAIMPQKLFTAAPGKNDAEKAKAFAEKPIGSGPFVLSEWKRGSYMVLKRNPYYWKKGSDGKALPYLDRVRFEIIPDDNTRILKLQAGELQGAEFIPLSRVAELKRNANLNMQLFPSTKVNSILMNNRPTLNNGTVNPLSDVKVRQALNYAANKEALIQVVTYGTGKVMKSYMSSTTPLFDASQKGYPYDLAKAKSLLAASKFKGGFEISVLATSGSADDLALLTALQQMWGAIGVRLKIEQVDSATKTARYRANDFQMRTAAWTNDINDPSQITSYYTLFDNIESVHTGFKSAEVDKLFDQSQQELSRINRASQYRRIQSIYLNAAPIIYLYETPYPVALSKKVQGFVQIPLGNNIFSAASLEK; the protein is encoded by the coding sequence ATGAAGCGACTGACCCACGTGACTCTGACTCTTGTTGCCGCCTTGTCGTTGGGGCACGCCGCCGCCGTTACCCGTGGTGGCGAGCTGGTCTACGGCCGCTACGCCGATTCGTTATTTCTGGATCCGGTGCTGAACGATGCCAATCTTGATATCTGGATTTTGACCAACCTGTATGACACCCTGCTGCAGCCCACGGCCGATGGCAAAGGCGTGCAGCCTGGACTGGCCAGCAGCTACACCCCATCCAAAGACGGCAAGAGCATGGTGCTGAAACTGCGTGCTGGCCTCAAGTTCGCCGATGGCAGTGCGCTCACCGCTCAGGACGTCAAATGGTCGCTTGACCGTGCCCGGCAGCCCGACGCCGGAGCCTGGAGCAGCTCGCTGGCCAGCATCAACTCCATCACCGTCAGCGGCAACACGGTCACCCTGCTTCTCAAGCGCCCTGATCCCACCCTGCCTGCCGCACTGGCCACCTTCAATGCCGCCATCATGCCGCAGAAACTGTTTACCGCCGCGCCCGGCAAGAACGACGCCGAGAAGGCCAAGGCCTTTGCCGAGAAGCCCATCGGGTCTGGCCCCTTCGTGCTGAGCGAGTGGAAACGCGGCTCCTACATGGTGCTCAAGCGCAATCCGTATTACTGGAAGAAGGGCTCGGACGGCAAAGCCCTGCCCTACCTCGACCGCGTGCGTTTTGAAATTATTCCCGACGACAACACCCGTATCCTGAAATTGCAGGCCGGAGAGTTGCAGGGCGCGGAATTTATTCCTCTGAGCCGCGTGGCAGAGCTGAAGCGCAATGCCAACCTCAACATGCAGTTGTTCCCTTCGACCAAGGTCAACAGCATTCTGATGAACAACCGCCCCACGCTGAACAACGGCACCGTCAACCCACTGAGCGACGTGAAGGTGCGCCAGGCACTGAACTACGCGGCCAACAAAGAAGCCCTGATTCAGGTCGTGACCTACGGCACCGGCAAGGTCATGAAGTCCTATATGTCGTCCACGACCCCGCTGTTTGACGCCTCACAGAAGGGTTATCCCTATGATCTGGCCAAAGCCAAATCGCTCCTGGCCGCTTCCAAATTCAAGGGCGGATTTGAGATCAGCGTGCTGGCGACCAGCGGCAGTGCCGACGATCTGGCCCTGCTCACCGCGCTTCAGCAGATGTGGGGGGCCATCGGGGTTCGGCTCAAAATCGAGCAGGTGGACTCGGCCACCAAGACCGCCCGCTACCGCGCCAACGATTTCCAGATGCGGACAGCGGCCTGGACGAACGACATCAACGATCCCAGCCAGATCACCAGCTATTACACGCTCTTCGACAACATCGAGTCGGTGCACACCGGATTCAAGAGTGCCGAAGTCGACAAGCTGTTTGACCAGAGCCAGCAGGAACTGAGCCGGATCAACCGCGCCTCGCAGTACCGCCGGATTCAGAGCATCTACCTGAATGCCGCGCCGATCATCTACCTCTACGAAACGCCCTATCCCGTGGCGCTCTCCAAGAAGGTACAGGGCTTCGTGCAGATTCCCTTGGGCAACAATATTTTCTCTGCTGCGTCGCTCGAAAAGTAA